One genomic region from Microcella humidisoli encodes:
- a CDS encoding M13 family metallopeptidase encodes MTDVLASGIDRAELDPDIRPQDDLYRHVNGRWVARTPIPADKARYGSFMILAEEAEKAVREIIEQAQAAEPGTLEKKVGDLYASFMDADRIEALGAAPLAPLLAEVDAIDSVDALLATLGRLERRGVAGAVQLFVDNDPGDPERYLVFVEQGGIGLPDESYYRDEAHAETRTAYRGHVERMLGLAGLDDAGARAERVIALETALAGHHWDKVRNRDAQATYNLTTWDAWAGSAVGVDLATWRDGYGIPASALAEVVLRQPDFTSGLAAELTGRDLAEWRDWLRFAVVRSMAPYLSSAFVDENFAFYGRTLTGAPELRARWKRGVALVERAMGEAVGAVYVERHFQPEAKAAMDDLVANLIEAYRQSIETLDWMTPETRERALDKLQKFTPKIGYPERWRDYSTLEISADDLLANVQAAGEFEFARELKKIGSPIDRDEWFMTPQTVNAYYNPGFNEIVFPAAILQFPFFEAGRDAAANYGAIGAVIGHEIGHGFDDQGSRFDGDGRLHDWWTEEDRAAFEARTASLIAQYDALEPAETPGHHVNGALTIGENIGDLGGLGIAWKAYLLSLDGAEPPVIDGLTAAQRFFLSWAQAWQIAIRPEEALRLLSIDPHSPNEFRCNQIVRNIDAFYEAFGVTPDDGLWLAPEHRVTIW; translated from the coding sequence GTGACTGACGTGCTCGCGAGCGGCATCGACCGCGCTGAACTCGACCCCGACATCCGGCCGCAAGACGACCTCTACCGGCACGTGAACGGGCGCTGGGTCGCGCGCACGCCCATCCCCGCCGACAAGGCGCGCTACGGCTCGTTCATGATCCTCGCGGAAGAGGCCGAGAAGGCCGTGCGCGAGATCATCGAGCAGGCGCAGGCCGCCGAGCCCGGCACGCTCGAGAAGAAGGTCGGCGACCTGTACGCGAGCTTCATGGATGCCGACCGCATCGAGGCCCTCGGCGCCGCGCCGTTGGCGCCCCTGCTCGCGGAGGTCGACGCGATCGATTCGGTGGATGCCCTGCTCGCCACGCTCGGACGCCTCGAGCGCCGCGGCGTCGCCGGCGCCGTGCAGCTCTTCGTCGACAACGACCCGGGCGACCCCGAGCGCTACCTCGTCTTCGTCGAGCAGGGCGGCATCGGCCTGCCCGATGAGTCGTACTACCGCGACGAGGCGCACGCCGAGACCCGCACCGCCTACCGCGGGCACGTCGAGCGCATGCTCGGGCTCGCGGGCCTCGACGACGCCGGTGCACGGGCGGAGCGCGTCATCGCGCTCGAGACCGCCCTCGCCGGGCACCACTGGGACAAGGTGCGCAACCGCGACGCGCAGGCCACCTACAACCTGACCACGTGGGACGCGTGGGCGGGCAGTGCCGTCGGCGTCGACCTCGCCACCTGGCGCGACGGCTACGGCATCCCCGCCTCGGCGCTCGCCGAGGTCGTGCTGCGCCAGCCCGACTTCACGAGCGGTCTCGCCGCCGAGCTCACCGGCCGCGACCTCGCCGAGTGGCGCGACTGGTTGCGCTTCGCCGTCGTGCGCTCGATGGCGCCCTACCTCTCGAGTGCGTTCGTCGACGAGAACTTCGCCTTCTACGGCCGCACGCTCACGGGCGCGCCCGAACTGCGCGCGCGGTGGAAGCGCGGCGTCGCTCTCGTCGAGCGCGCGATGGGCGAGGCCGTTGGCGCGGTGTACGTCGAGCGGCACTTCCAGCCCGAGGCCAAGGCGGCGATGGACGATCTCGTCGCGAACCTCATCGAGGCCTATCGGCAGAGCATCGAGACTCTCGACTGGATGACGCCCGAGACCCGCGAGCGCGCCCTCGACAAGCTGCAGAAGTTCACGCCCAAGATCGGCTATCCCGAGCGGTGGCGCGACTACTCGACGCTCGAGATCAGCGCCGACGACCTGCTCGCCAACGTGCAGGCGGCGGGCGAGTTCGAGTTCGCGCGCGAGTTGAAGAAGATCGGCTCGCCCATCGACCGCGACGAGTGGTTCATGACGCCGCAGACGGTCAACGCCTACTACAACCCCGGTTTCAACGAGATCGTGTTCCCTGCGGCGATCCTGCAGTTCCCGTTTTTCGAGGCGGGGCGGGATGCGGCGGCCAACTACGGCGCGATCGGCGCGGTCATCGGCCACGAGATCGGGCACGGCTTCGACGACCAGGGCTCGCGCTTCGATGGCGACGGCCGGCTGCACGACTGGTGGACCGAGGAGGATCGGGCGGCGTTCGAGGCGCGCACCGCATCCCTCATCGCCCAGTACGACGCTCTCGAACCGGCCGAGACGCCCGGCCACCACGTCAACGGCGCGCTCACGATCGGCGAGAACATCGGCGACCTCGGCGGCCTCGGCATCGCGTGGAAGGCCTACCTGCTCTCGCTCGACGGCGCCGAGCCGCCCGTCATCGACGGGCTCACGGCCGCGCAGCGATTCTTCCTGTCGTGGGCGCAGGCCTGGCAGATCGCGATCCGTCCCGAGGAGGCGCTGCGCCTGCTCTCGATCGACCCCCACTCGCCGAACGAGTTCCGCTGCAACCAGATCGTGCGCAACATCGACGCGTTCTACGAGGCCTTCGGCGTCACGCCCGACGACGGGCTGTGGCTCGCCCCCGAGCACCGGGTCACCATTTGGTAG
- a CDS encoding serine hydrolase, producing MVDVPLTRDRGARAGTPRRARHLAAVRQPTFRSAYRALGAVAFEGARVSVAVVDIETGESVFAVDERIVLPTASIGKILLLIEVSARLTDRTVSDFAIADRAAADAVADSGIWQHLQAPAFPIADLAALVGATSDNLATNVLLRHVGLDAVRSRTEKLGLVRTALLDRVRDVRGPDDAPQLSVGSTAELAWLFQALANGHIIDPVTSQRVLSWLSLNADLSMVASAFGRDPLSHRGVEHNTWMVNKTGTDVGVRSEAGILRGPRAGLAYAVSVHFDDTDLPRRLRVMDALRAFGVDLLEFVH from the coding sequence TTGGTAGATGTGCCGCTGACGCGTGACCGGGGCGCTCGGGCGGGCACCCCCCGCCGAGCGCGCCATCTCGCCGCGGTGCGGCAGCCGACCTTCCGGTCGGCCTACCGGGCGCTGGGCGCCGTGGCCTTCGAGGGCGCGCGCGTCTCGGTGGCGGTCGTCGACATCGAGACCGGCGAGAGCGTGTTCGCGGTCGATGAGCGCATCGTGCTGCCGACGGCGAGCATCGGCAAGATCCTCCTGCTCATCGAAGTGAGTGCGCGCCTCACCGATCGCACTGTGAGCGATTTCGCGATCGCCGATCGTGCGGCGGCGGACGCGGTGGCCGACAGCGGCATCTGGCAGCACCTGCAGGCGCCCGCGTTTCCCATCGCCGATCTGGCGGCCCTCGTCGGCGCGACGAGCGACAACCTCGCCACGAACGTGCTGCTGCGCCACGTGGGGCTCGATGCCGTGCGCTCGCGCACCGAGAAGCTCGGACTCGTGCGCACGGCCCTGCTCGATCGCGTGCGCGATGTTCGGGGCCCCGACGACGCTCCCCAGCTCTCGGTCGGATCGACCGCCGAGCTCGCCTGGCTGTTTCAGGCCCTCGCGAACGGCCACATCATCGATCCCGTGACGAGCCAGCGCGTGCTCAGCTGGCTCTCGCTCAACGCTGACCTGTCGATGGTCGCGAGCGCCTTCGGCCGCGACCCGCTCTCGCACCGCGGGGTCGAGCACAACACGTGGATGGTCAACAAGACGGGCACCGACGTCGGTGTGCGCAGCGAGGCCGGCATTCTGCGCGGTCCGCGTGCGGGTCTCGCCTACGCGGTCTCGGTGCACTTCGACGACACCGATCTGCCCCGCCGATTGCGGGTGATGGATGCTCTGCGCGCGTTCGGCGTCGACCTCCTGGAGTTCGTGCACTGA
- a CDS encoding pilus assembly protein CpaE, giving the protein MISTGLARQLRDSGLRWKPASGDRFQIDRHEFDAEVFTVSELTIEAHEYPTGTALGFNGTTEWALDSVEVDDTLWLPREDQLRDLLRAAFRALERTDDGYRVTIGIDQAERAFESVSAPEAYGLALLALLERATV; this is encoded by the coding sequence ATGATCAGCACCGGACTCGCCCGACAACTGCGCGACTCGGGCCTGCGCTGGAAGCCCGCCTCGGGCGACCGATTCCAGATCGACCGCCACGAGTTCGACGCCGAGGTCTTCACGGTGAGCGAGCTCACGATCGAGGCCCACGAGTACCCGACCGGCACCGCGCTCGGCTTCAACGGCACGACCGAGTGGGCGCTCGATTCGGTCGAGGTCGACGACACGCTGTGGCTGCCGCGCGAAGACCAGTTGCGCGACCTGCTGCGCGCGGCGTTCCGCGCCCTCGAGCGCACCGACGATGGCTACCGGGTGACGATCGGCATCGACCAGGCCGAGCGCGCCTTCGAGAGCGTCTCGGCCCCCGAGGCCTACGGCTTGGCGCTGCTCGCGCTGCTGGAGCGCGCGACCGTCTGA